GCATAGTTGCTAAAGTTTCTCTATATGTATACTCCTCAATATAGCAAATGATGGCAAATTAATCACAAGGGGGCAATAGAAGTGCTGTGCTCTCGGCCTCTAGGTTAAATAGGGACCCGTCTCGGGCTAAAGCATTTTGCCCGCTATGCCACTATATTTTACGCCTAGGGATTTGCCGACGGAAAATTTCCACATTTAATAATACATGCTGATCGAAATTTTCCGTTTCCAAAGTAAATATTTCCTTAATATCCTATAAAATTTTCCTGCGATTTCCGACAACTTTTCCAAGTTTTTTGCAAATTTCCGCTACTTGCACATCTGTAGTTACGCCACTGGTCTGGTTATTATCAGAAATGTTTGCCACCGTATGTTTCCTTGTGTGAGCAAAACAGCGCTTTGTGTGAAGCTGTTTGTTTGTAGTTTATATACTGCTTCCCGTATTTTGTAACTGTAGTAGATCCACTTTGCGCGCATTATTATTTCACGAAGCTTGTATGTTGGCTTAGTCTCCACTAGTATTTTGACAAACACATTTTTGAACCGAGCAATGCATTTAATAATACCTTTTGTTTTCAGCAGCTGCAGAAGGCAGGAGCCTTAAGATAAGATTGATGTCGTGTTCCTTTGCAGCTTTTATTGAATTTTATAGAATTCTGGAGACATAAATATATAGCTTTATTAGTAAGGTCAATACGGGTAACGGGCGTGTTTACAGATTCATTAATGTTTATTGCGAGTTCTTACATTTTCTACAAAAAGCAAGTAACAAGTAGCAGTATGtaccagtgttgggcattcaagaataaaatcattatttgaataagaattcgtaggaataaaatcatctcgattttattcccgtcaaaaatattcaaataattttggtcaggaataattcgtatgagaaaaaattgaatgagaataacttattcttaatcaaataaatataatcatgatttttaattgaaataatattccacgaataaaaatgtagttcgggtaccgtataggtactaattacgtatagttaggtagatgtaatagtacttagtctcttgtctaatttatacctattttatggaataaaatcttacaaattgactgtcgcataacgcatagtttcagtaaccgtattatttttaatttagtaatcaaatcattaggttcaatttaactggtctaggggcctagccaagatgccaatcgtttgcgctccgataacgaagcgctttgtctctatcactcttacatattagtgcgatagagagacggaggtagcgtttcgttgaagtagcgcaacccattggcatgttggctacgcactcaaggtgcctagccaagatgccaatttttgttttttatttaataatcaaatcatcaggtaaatttaaccgttctgggggcctagtcaacatgccaatcgcttgcgctccaacaacaaagcgctttctgtttctatcactcttacatattagtgcgatagagagacagagatagagttttgttgtcgtagcgcaaacgattggcatattggctacgaacccaaggaacctagccaagatgacaatttttgtttttaatttaataaccaaatcattaggtaaatttagctgttctggagacctaaccaacatgccaatcgcttgcgctccaacaactaagcgctttctgtctctatcactcttacatattagtgcgatagagcgaCAAAGATAGcatttgttgtcgtagcgcaaacgtttggcatgttggctacgctcccaatgtgcctagccaagatgccaattttttgtttttattttaataaccatacATTGGgtatagctgttctgggggcctagccaacatgccaatcgcttgcgctccaacaacgaagcgctttctgtctctatcactcttacatattagtgcgatagagagacagagatagcgtttcgttgtcgtagcgcaaaagattggcatgttggctatgcacccaagatgcctagccaagatgacaatttttgtttctaatttaataaccaacccttgaacagctaaattgtacccaaatatttggttattaaattaaaaacaaaaattgacatcttggctaggcaccttgggtgcgtagccaatatgccaatcgtttgcgctacgagaacgaaacggtatctctgtccctctatcgcactaatatgtaagagtgatagagacagaaagtgcttcgttgtcggagcacatacgattggcatcttggctaggcccccagaaaagctaaatttacttaatgatttggttattaaattaaaaacaaaaattgtcatcttcgcttagcaccttgggtgcgtagccaacatgccaatcgtttgcgctacgacaacgaaacgctatctctgtctctctattgcactaatatgtaagagtgatagagacagaaagcgctaaaaacagctaaattgtgcctaatgatttggttattaaattaaaaacaaaaattggcatcttatatataagtgcgatagagagacagaaagagcgcttcgttgtcggagtgcAAACTATTGGcataatggctaggcccccagaacagctaaattgtatccaaagatttggttattaaattaaaaacaaaaattgtcatctttgcttagcaccttgggtgcgtagccaacatgccaatcgtttgcgctacgacaacgaaacgctatctctgtctctcttttgcactaatatgtaagagtgatagagacagaaagcgctaaaagcagctaaattgtacctaatgatttggttattaaattaaaaacaaaaattggcatcttagctaggtacccaatcgtttgcgctacgagtgctacgacaacgaaacgctatctgtctctgtatcgtactaatatgtaagagtgatagagagagaatatgcgcaactctacggagcgtcaacgtttggcatgttggctaagcaccctgatcggatgatagaactagatagcgtatagcggaactcttcaatgtgtactatacctaaactatagtaacaaatatcaaatcaatccgacttttaaatagaagggtgaaaatcaacttacaaaatttaaccaaatgtactacaaaaattaacttaattctaaataacattttaattgaataaaaccttagttagaatagcctcacttctagaataattattctgttttttattccgcatttaaaataagagtcacatgatttatttaccttaattttattctaaaataactagtgcaagaattattctaattcaaattgatttgaataagaataaaatttctgtttttattcttattcttattcaagttaatttttgcccaactctggtatgTACGACctcgcaataaacactaatcaatgtgtacaCAGGTCAATTTGAAGGTCAGTCACACTTACCCGTATGCCGCACTTACCGGAATTAGGTGTTATTCAGCACTCATATTAGCTGTAACTCAGGCATTTTCGAACCTCATGATCATGACTTTTAGAAGCTGCAAAGCTTTTGGTAATGCTCCTGTAACTTGTCTACAGGAAAACCCGACGCCGTCGCGGTGCCTGGGGATCTTTGGGCTCAGTCTGTACACTACGGAGCAACAGATCAATCACATCTTCTCTAAATATGGGCCGGTGGAGAAAGTGCAAGTTGTCATAGATGCTAAGGTGAGATACACACATTTTTTATGAATAAccttatttatagaaaaaacgcAGTAGGTACAAAGACTGATGCGCGCGATTGCAACCCAATATCAACATTTGTGCATTCCGTCAAGGTTCACAATGACGCGCACcgcacgataggcgtggcgtaGAAAAGTGCATTCATTACAAGTCAATCAATGAAGTCAATTCAACAATAACGtcaatttgtaataaaaaaaaaaccggacaagtgcgagtcggactcgcccaccgagggttccgtactttttagtatttgttgttatagcggcaacagaaatacatcatctgcgaaaatttcaactgtctagctatcacggttcgtgagatacagcctggtgacagacggacggacggacagcggagtcttagtaatagggtcccgttttaccctttgggtatggatcCCTAAAAATGAAGAACCTGTGGCTTTTGACTCGAGACCATTACTGTCAACCAGATTAGCCCAAATACTccttattcatttttatttcatgttgttgttctttggaaataggtaggtacatatttattgtTTATGCATATGATATAGATCTATAAATGACTACAGAAATAGAAATTTGCAAGTTACACGTTCGGAAGTAAAATGGGGAACGGTCATGTTTAGAATAAGGAATCAACGAAAACAATGCAAAGAAAACGCGACAAATACTTCTTGTGCTGTGTGATGCGGCCATTAAGTGGGGGACCATTAGTGCCCACCTATTAGTGCATCTAGACATTGACATGCGACCTACCCATTAGTACAGTGATCTATCATGTGACTTTTTGCGTGATAATGAAAACTAAGCTACAATAGGTAGATGTGGGGTGGTCACTGATAATTGTGTGACTTTTTCTAGGTAAAGCGATTTTTTATCATATGGAAAAAAATCTACTTGATACATCGCAGTTCTAGATACCGATAACACTGGCATAGGAACTGAACATAATTATCTAGACCCTACAGAAGTCCGCTTATCTGTTACATTGAGGTTTTTTGGCCCTTAAAGCTTTTGGTCCGGAAAAAGGAAGAGGGAATGCCGATGGTCTGGCCGCGACCCTGCTCTTGTACGCAAGATCCTAATATCGTACTCATCACTgacttatttgttttaaaaacaatttttctTCTTAGCCACCCGTTTATAAAGTTATTTAATACAGACGGGGCGATCCCGAGGCTTCTGCTTCGTATACTACGAGTCCCAGGACGACGCGAAGGTGGCCAAGAACGAGTGCACCGGCATGGAGATAGACGGGCGTCGCATCCGAGTGGACTACTCCATCACGCAGCGCGCGCACACGCCCACGCCCGGCATCTACATGGGCAAACCTACGTGAGTACTACTTTAGTTGGtagtagggtgactgctatattattggccactacatacgAACTGGCCATTCATAACAATAATGcttcaattggcttgtttctttctgatttgttaggagtgGCCAAACACTATGCAGTGggcaataactatagcagtcaccctaagTCTTTTCTATATTGACCTTTGAAATCCcctaattagaaaaaaaaatacattgaaaTGTTCTTAGGATTTGACGGGTTAACTAATGATCTAGGACTAGATAATTGTTAAACTATATTGGATAGGGACATGAGTGGAAATTAAGCGTAACAGGGaataatgatatcaaaaatttgataTGCATCTCTTGTTGCCCTCCCGGGATACCATAGAATCCATGGGCGTACCCagcattttttaaactttttaaaggGTGGGGCAGAAATAGGGTTACGTGCCTTAATTGTTCCTAAAAATTTTTAGCTTCTCGTCAGACCACAGACCAAGGTGGGGCAACTGCCCCACCGTGGGTACGCCTATGATAGAATCAGAGAACAAACTACACATTTGTAACTATGTATATGTAATTGAAAGATAGCAGAGGTAAATAATTAGAGGCACAATCAGATGATCTATATAGTAGCAAAAAGCGACTGATTCACCAATGTGATAGCaattataaacaaaattatTGTGTAGTATCGTCACAACAACTCATACACAATGCTGTCCAATGTATAATCATATCGTACATCTATAATAGCCACATGTCTCCTTTGAATTGGTATCCAACATGAAATGTTTCCGTAAACCTATTTTTCGCGAAGCCCCTATGTGTTGGTAGATTAATGAGCAGATTTAGAGTGAGACAGCCAAAAGTTTAGCTGGATTACTAAAGGCCTGTTCGTACATTGTGTTGTAGACGGGTTTATTAACTGTCAGCTTTTTCTTCACATTTTGAGAAAAATTGACATAAGAATAACCAATATAAccatctaaataaaattttgaacGATAAGCACAATCGAAATAGGACAAACCTCTGAATCTCTAGAACAGTCGTGAAATTtggtatttatataaattaaaggTCTCGTTTTCATGTCCACACGCTATTTGACATTTGGGGACCTCAAGGAACCGTAgctatcttggatttttttttcttttttgttaattttctcttttgtgtttgtgcttacgaataaattatttctattctatttaaaGTGCTTGTGTGCAACTGTGCATTCGATTGAGTTTAATCTTTGTTTATAGTGTGAGCGGTCGAGGTGATAACGGCTACGACAGGCGAGGGCGAGGGGATAGAGAGTAAGttatatcatttattttcaattcTAGTTTAATCTTAGATGTAGattagggtgactgctatagtaatTGGCGACTCTTAAGAGTGAGACTTCTATTGTCTTGTTTATTTCTGATTTGTAAAGAGTGGCCAGTGCCTATATAGAAGTCGCTCTACTAACATTTAGGGGCCGATATTTTCTTTATGCATCATTTAGTATTTAGTTGTTAAGTATAAAGTGTTGTTTCATAACATTCACTTAACAttcgcttgccataaggacgctcTGACGGCTTATTCGTATAAGAATTAGATTTCAagtcaaatgaaggggctctctctatctttttttttcataatgtcaatatctagacaggaaaatggagactacgtttgtatggagaaccgatcGTCACTTTCCTCTTAACACTCTTTCCCTTACAGCGACTACTACTACCGCGGCGGCGGCTACCGCGAGCGCGACTACTACCACCGCTCGTACCGCCACCGCTCGCCGTCGCCGCACTACCGCCGCTCGCGCCGCTACGAGCGCGAGCGCTCCTACTCGCCGCGTAAGTCTTATTATGAACGATagataccccccctccccccttacTGTCCCCCAGTTACTATCCATTGGTTACATAGTGTTGTGAGTTAAGTCATGGTTGAATGTTAAAAACTAGTTGTCAAGACTAAGGGACAGATGCAACGATCACAAAAGATGGACTGATCAACGCCACTTATCAAGTCAACTAAGAAATTTACCgtataataaaatttagcgaacgttttagtggtgacagacggtttggtgcaagcTAGCCATTGTAGTAAAAAAgagattttataattttgtgaATCGGTCATGGTTTAAACTACAACACTATATAGATCATGTGTCAATGCTGTGGCTCTGTAGTCTAGTTCGCCTAACGCTAGGACTCTCGCAGTTttaaacaaatatatatatttttaaatgtttggtTTTAAATAGCTGAGCAGCTAGCAAGCCAGCAAATATTTAGCCATTACACTATAAGTTAACAAAGCCAGGAATGTCACTTAAACCTGTAGTTTATACTGATATCATTGTTAACTTTCTTGAAAAGTGCCATAGTTATCCTTGAAAACCatttgtagcaaaaataaatgtGCCTAAATATATTAGCTATGTAATCAATTACAAAACTCCACTATTACATTATCTCCGTGTTGAAAagacaatattttattataatgttaTCATTATAGCAAGCTATTTTAAAAATTCCAATATAATTTCTACAATGACACAAGCTATAAATACAATAATGACTATGTGAGTCCTGGCGTTTACATTACTCTACGCTTTTTCTAGTAAATTAATTCTGTAAATATACAGTTACATTTTAGTTAGCTCatatgtttttatagtattgcTAGGTACAACCAATGCAATCATAAACTAGCCAATACAATCAGTCTGTGCATGTCGTTATCGATGTCATAAAATGTCTGAACAAATAACATTTCCTACTTGGTTTACCGCTGTACCCATGCTTGTTTCTTTAAACAGTTATATTACGCGCATAAGTTGATTATAGTATATACCAAGTCCACAAATTGTTAAGGAAGGAAACATGTTAAACTCAACTGAAATTACCATAGTACCACCATGAACATTGTTAACTGACAACTTTTAAACCTAACAGACATGAAGTCCATAATTCTTTTATCTTAGTACTTAGTACCAAATCGACATATGCGCGTACTATTAAAATTGATAGGAGTTGTTAATCGGTATTCGGTAATTAATAATTGTGTAAGATGAATAATTTTACAACATACCTATGTGAAGGTTTTACCTGTTTATTTTCTATCTTGTTCTGCTTGGCATGTTATAATATCAATGCACTTAAACATACATTCAAATCTTTGGTAAGAAAATTGTCATTGCATGGAGCCACAGCAATTAGTTGTTGAAATATGATCTATCTAAGATTTTTGAACTTCCAACATATGCCTAAAACAGGCATATTTATTCCTTACGGTCAAGTGAGATGGAGTAAAAGAACATATTAATTTTCCACTTTTTCCTTTTACCCCATTTTAACTTtgtgaaaaattataaattattatgcGAGCCAAAGAAAATTGGTAGTGTGACTTTATAGTAATATCAAATAAGacattgtaataaaaaaacgaTGTCTATAATGCGCTCAGACATaccaaatttttattttgtataattGTTAAGCCTAAGTTTAATTCATTTTCTCATTACAAATGGTGCTTGTCCATCAGTTGAAAGTGTAGAAACCATATAAGTATAAACGATAGTTGAATAATGAATAGTTGGCAGTACAATTGGCAGACAAGCACCAGTGATGACTGCCGCGTCTCACCCATGCCATGAACACCCTGGTTACTCCCCTCTTTGACTTTGCAGGTCGTTATTAATAGTTCCGTGATGCTGAGGTCAACTTCATAGCATAGATTTTGATACAACCCTCCCCAATGTATCGCTGGCCTCCTTTGTGCATTTAAACGGTTTCTGCGTAGGCCGGCGTAGTTTATCGAATATTGTTAATTTGATATGacttttgtaaataaaattgattTAATATCGATCGTTCGCCACGATCGCGCGCTCTGATGTCCAGTCAACGAGAGGAACTCGTTTTTGTTTTAACATTAGACGCGATGCTGAAAGGGTCTAGATGTAAGTTAGTCTGTAACGCCCCCGCCGGGGCATAGTTGCCTCTAGGTTGTAAAATTATAACTAATAAAGTTTTAACACTAAGTCTAATATtgattttgtttgtttgaaaaGGTATTGAAACAAGAAGTAAAGGATGAAGTTCCTTGAAACTAACTGTGTTGAAGTTTTGAAAATGTTTGATTGAAAAGTCCTTTCGAAATGGAAAATCCCGACCGGTTGGTGGGTGCCGATACAACAGCTCGGTGCCGAAGCGAAGCTTTCGGAAAATGTTGGCAAATGTCGAAGCGAAAAGAATATGATCGAGTCGGCGGCGTAAAGTAGGCAGCGACACTGGCGGGAGCGCAGATCATATTCTTATCAAACGACAACTAACTATCAAGTCTAAGCATCCACTTCTTTAACCTACTTTTCAACGtgatctttttgcatttttcagAGACAtagtatgtatttaaatataattatatatcgaAGTATTGAGTATGACATCATATTTCACATTCTCTAGTGTAGACTTGTGTTGTGAGCGACTTGTTAATAAACATTAGTTTTGTAATGTCATTATGGTTCTTCATTCAGTCTGTCCCACCTGTTCTTGTCCAACCATCCCTTCAACTTCCGACTGATGTGGCGGGCGGGAGGAATTGAGCAAACAGTTAATACCACTTGCTCTGAATCTTTCATGTAACATAATTACAGATTTTAAAGCAAATAGTTTAATTTAAAAGCTTGAGAAATAAGACACAGACGAGGTAGTGTAAAAAAGGAACAGCCATTTATAGACCAGTCTTGGATAAAATTTTACAGTCTTACATTAACCTAGCCTGTGTCTATGGGATGGAAAAGTAGACTAGCCCATTTAGTCATTTGTATTTAGTGTACTCTTTATgatgtattataaatattataattctaTATTGTATTTTAAGTAGATTAGTGGGGTATATTTACTGTATCAATAACAAACAACATTCTCTATTGGGTTTTTATTAAAATCCTTAACAATATCTAtgtataactattataaataaatattacatacgTGTCACATTGGCACTCCTTACAATGGCAACTTTTCAAATGTCCTTCCAaatcatgtaaaaatataaaattatttaaaaaacaataaaaataacattcCAATCGAGTAAAGGTATTTTAGGTAGGACTAATTTATGGAATGTTAGAAAACTAGATATATGGGACCCATAATAATTGTTTGTAAGTAATTTGTTTCATGTAATTCGTTGATTAGACTATCGTAAATTGCACAAAAACGTATGTTTTGTATAAATAAGCACTCATTCTGGCTGTTAAAATAATAGCACTAACATACGAGAAATTGTTATGCAAAAAAACTAGCTTTGGACGCGTAACATTTTGTACATTTCTTAAAACTAGGTAAAATTGTTAATTTCATGTTGCCGGGAGACTTGAACCTTAACCCTTTATTACCGGACATATAATTACAGTTTCCGGGTTGCCTTGAACGTCGTACTCCTTACATGACTATCGGAAAACAATTGATGATTAGATCATGTAAGAATAATAATATGGTCGTATTTTACCCTTTCGATGGACGCCATAAGATTCCCGGAGTTATCGTGGTCACGGCACCAATGTGAAAACCGTATTGGCTAGTGGCTGTCTGTTTTCAATGATGTAAAATAACAATCGTTAGACGTAATTTGTTATGAGGATATCTCGTGGCAACGTGAAATATGTCAAAATAATAACATTACACAACTTGGAATGTCAAATAATACTGAATAACAAAAACATGGAATACAAAGTATACATAAAAAACTGCTAACAATACTCTGATTGGATGGCAAGATTGAGCGCGCATAAATACCATTATCCTACTTGGCCAGAAACTTATATCTAATGGCAAGAATAAGATGAGCTAAAGAGGAATACAATTCGTGACTTGCCATTTCTTGGATACAAAATGAAGCAAGCAGAGGTAGTGTAGTTTTTTTCTACTTAATAATTCTTACAGTAAAGTAAATGAAAGCCTGAAAAGGTAAACTTACTGAATCGTCACGTGTCAAGTCCGTCATGGTGATTCATTGGGACCTCTTACATTTGTCGGATGAAGTTTTGTTTCAAAGTCATGGTATAAATAGACTACCACTATTTGAAAAGGTCCGTGAAACGTCCAGTCTTTAAACACTGGAAGTAGCTGCCTTTCCTTAAAGTAcagattatttatactttttacgtCTACCACTTTTTGCTCTGTTATGTATACGGTCGGTATATACATAGAAGATTTAGAAAACCCACGAGTAGGTGGGATGGGAATGATATGTAGACACCTGTATACAAATCTTGTACTGGTCATTAATTCTGCAAATTCAGATAAAACAGttgcaaaaagtaggtactttagtCAAAAAATAAATCTTGATCAAAATATAAATGGGATCAAGGAAAACTTTTCATCTCATCTTAATCCCACAACCACCTACTTTAATAGAAGACGACTTTCCATAACCCGAAGCAATTCTAAGAGTTAACACTTCACTGCCAAAAGTCTATTTAGTACGGGAATTGGGAAGCACGGCACCGAAAGTTAATTCATTCAGTTCCTAATAACAAAGAGAATTAGAAATAGAGGAATATCGTCAAAGTacattatgtagtcagta
The genomic region above belongs to Cydia splendana chromosome 13, ilCydSple1.2, whole genome shotgun sequence and contains:
- the LOC134796298 gene encoding transformer-2 protein homolog alpha isoform X1 → MSDRERSRSRTRNGSHEAAPKPPTMSRGHSRSRSRTPPPPKASSRKYRSPSWPRSRSRSGSARRGYRARYSRSRSRSYSPRGSYRRSHSHSPMSSRRRHQGDRVRVASYENPTPSRCLGIFGLSLYTTEQQINHIFSKYGPVEKVQVVIDAKTGRSRGFCFVYYESQDDAKVAKNECTGMEIDGRRIRVDYSITQRAHTPTPGIYMGKPTVSGRGDNGYDRRGRGDRDDYYYRGGGYRERDYYHRSYRHRSPSPHYRRSRRYERERSYSPRIETRSKG
- the LOC134796298 gene encoding transformer-2 protein homolog alpha isoform X4, whose protein sequence is MSDRERSRSRTRNGSHEAAPKPPTMSRGHSRSRSRTPPPPKASSRKYRSPSWPRSRSRSGSARRGYRARYSRSRSRSYSPRGSYRRSHSHSPMSSRRRHQGDRENPTPSRCLGIFGLSLYTTEQQINHIFSKYGPVEKVQVVIDAKTGRSRGFCFVYYESQDDAKVAKNECTGMEIDGRRIRVDYSITQRAHTPTPGIYMGKPTVSGRGDNGYDRRGRGDRDDYYYRGGGYRERDYYHRSYRHRSPSPHYRRSRRYERERSYSPRIETRSKG
- the LOC134796298 gene encoding transformer-2 protein homolog alpha isoform X2; translation: MSDRERSRSRTRNGSHEAAPKPPTMSRGHSRSRSRTPPPPKASSRKYRSPSRSRSGSARRGYRARYSRSRSRSYSPRGSYRRSHSHSPMSSRRRHQGDRVRVASYENPTPSRCLGIFGLSLYTTEQQINHIFSKYGPVEKVQVVIDAKTGRSRGFCFVYYESQDDAKVAKNECTGMEIDGRRIRVDYSITQRAHTPTPGIYMGKPTVSGRGDNGYDRRGRGDRDDYYYRGGGYRERDYYHRSYRHRSPSPHYRRSRRYERERSYSPRIETRSKG
- the LOC134796298 gene encoding transformer-2 protein homolog alpha isoform X3; the encoded protein is MSDRERSRSRTRNGSHEAAPKPPTMSRGHSRSRSRTPPPPKASSRKYRSPSWPRSRSRSGSARRGYRARYSRSRSRSYSPRGSYRRSHSHSPMSSRRRHQGDRVRVASYENPTPSRCLGIFGLSLYTTEQQINHIFSKYGPVEKVQVVIDAKTGRSRGFCFVYYESQDDAKVAKNECTGMEIDGRRIRVDYSITQRAHTPTPGIYMGKPTVSGRGDNGYDRRGRGDRDDYYYRGGGYRERDYYHRSYRHRSPSPHYRRSRRYERERSYSPRRY